One Megalops cyprinoides isolate fMegCyp1 chromosome 17, fMegCyp1.pri, whole genome shotgun sequence DNA window includes the following coding sequences:
- the LOC118791900 gene encoding cytochrome P450 2K1-like isoform X2 — protein sequence MSLLGILPLNGTSSLFLILTCIIIIYILNLNKTNENFPPGPWPLPLVGNIFSLNMKRPYQTLMELNEKYGSVFSIQMGLRKVVVLCGYATVKEALISQADQFAERPNIPIFWQITKGNGIIFGHGDSWKTIRRFTLTVLRDLGMGKKNIEEKIIEESEHLVKQFEKQNGQPFQTTIPLNAATSNIIVSLLMGKRMEYEDEIFQRLLILNNESFTLTGSPFVQLYNMYPVIHPLPGPHHKVLQCQDNLKAFFRKIFIQQRELLDENDKRCYIDIFMNKQEEEKNSPSSHFHEWNLLCTVTNLFVAGTETSSSTLSWALLIMTKYPHVQKKVHEEIDNVIGGSTPRIHHRQMMPFTDAVIHETQRFADIIPMNLPHETTTDVTLKGYFIPKGTYIIPLLRSVHRDKNHWKNPDEFDPQNFLNEEGKFVKREAFMPFSAGRRVCVGETLARMELFLFFTFLLQNFSFHPAAGVKEEDIELSSTGGLTLAPLPLLLRALPRHNNA from the exons ATGTCCTTGCTTGGCATTTTGCCTCTGAATGGTACATCCAGTCTGTTTCTTATTTTGActtgcatcatcatcatctacaTTCTTaatctgaataaaacaaatgagaatTTCCCACCGGGACCCTGGCCGCTTCCACTGGTGGGAAATATATTTAGTCTCAACATGAAAAGGCCATATCAGACACTGATGGAG CTGAACGAAAAGTATGGCTCAGTGTTCAGCATTCAGATGGGCCTCAGAAAAGTGGTGGTTTTGTGTGGTTATGCGACAGTGAAGGAGGCCCTTATCTCACAAGCTGACCAATTTGCAGAGAGACCAAATATTCCAATTTTTTGGCAAATTACCAAAGGAAATG GTATTATCTTTGGCCATGGGGATTCCTGGAAAACTATCCGTAGATTCACACTGACAGTGCTGCGTGATCTTGGAATGGGAAAGAAGAACATTGAGGAAAAAATCATAGAGGAATCTGAACACCTGGTGAAGCagtttgaaaagcaaaatg gCCAGCCATTTCAAACAACAATTCCACTGAATGCAGCTACATCTAATATTATTGTCTCCCTGCTCATGGGAAAAAGAATGGAATATGAAGATGAAATTTTCCAGAGACTTTTGATCTTGAACAATGAGAGCTTTACACTCACAGGGAGCCCATTCGTTCAg TTATACAACATGTACCCCGTGATTCATCCCTTGCCTGGTCCCCATCACAAAGTTTTACAATGCCAAGACAATTTGAAAGCCTTCTTCAGAAAGATTTTCATTCAGCAAAGAGAACTCcttgatgaaaatgacaaaagatgCTACATTGACATCTTTATGAACAAGCAGGAGGAG GAGAAGAACAGCCCGTCCTCTCATTTTCATGAATGGAACCTCCTGTGTACCGTCACCAATCTGTTTGTTGCTGGAACAGAGACCTCCTCTAGCACCCTGTCTTGGGCTCTCCTGATCATGACAAAGTACCCTCATGTCCAAA AGAAGGTCCATGAGGAGATTGACAATGTCATTGGAGGATCAACGCCCAGGATTCACCATCGTCAGATGATGCCCTTTACGGACGCCGTGATACATGAGACCCAGAGGTTTGCCGACATCATTCCCATGAACCTGCCCCATGAGACCACCACTGACGTCACCCTGAAGGGCTATTTTATACCCAAG GGGACCTATATTATCCCACTGCTGAGGTCAGTGCACCGTGACAAGAATCACTGGAAAAATCCAGACGAGTTTGACCCACAGAACTTCCTCAATGAGGAGGGAAAGTTTGTTAAAAGAGAAGCTTTCATGCCCTTTTCTGCAG GCCGCCGGGTGTGCGTGGGAGAGACGCTGGCCAGGATGGAGCTGTTCCTCTTCTTCACCTTTCTGTTACAAAACTTCTCCTTCCACCCTGCTGCgggggtgaaggaggaggacatTGAGCTGTCTTCAACAGGAGGTCTGACTCTGGCCCCCCTGCCACTCCTGTTGCGCGCTCTGCCCCGCCACAACAATGCCTAG
- the LOC118791900 gene encoding cytochrome P450 2K1-like isoform X1: MSLLGILPLNGTSSLFLILTCIIIIYILNLNKTNENFPPGPWPLPLVGNIFSLNMKRPYQTLMELNEKYGSVFSIQMGLRKVVVLCGYATVKEALISQADQFAERPNIPIFWQITKGNGMSQLHMYTIIYLAHEYAFSPSTIRMIIITTGIIFGHGDSWKTIRRFTLTVLRDLGMGKKNIEEKIIEESEHLVKQFEKQNGQPFQTTIPLNAATSNIIVSLLMGKRMEYEDEIFQRLLILNNESFTLTGSPFVQLYNMYPVIHPLPGPHHKVLQCQDNLKAFFRKIFIQQRELLDENDKRCYIDIFMNKQEEEKNSPSSHFHEWNLLCTVTNLFVAGTETSSSTLSWALLIMTKYPHVQKKVHEEIDNVIGGSTPRIHHRQMMPFTDAVIHETQRFADIIPMNLPHETTTDVTLKGYFIPKGTYIIPLLRSVHRDKNHWKNPDEFDPQNFLNEEGKFVKREAFMPFSAGRRVCVGETLARMELFLFFTFLLQNFSFHPAAGVKEEDIELSSTGGLTLAPLPLLLRALPRHNNA; the protein is encoded by the exons ATGTCCTTGCTTGGCATTTTGCCTCTGAATGGTACATCCAGTCTGTTTCTTATTTTGActtgcatcatcatcatctacaTTCTTaatctgaataaaacaaatgagaatTTCCCACCGGGACCCTGGCCGCTTCCACTGGTGGGAAATATATTTAGTCTCAACATGAAAAGGCCATATCAGACACTGATGGAG CTGAACGAAAAGTATGGCTCAGTGTTCAGCATTCAGATGGGCCTCAGAAAAGTGGTGGTTTTGTGTGGTTATGCGACAGTGAAGGAGGCCCTTATCTCACAAGCTGACCAATTTGCAGAGAGACCAAATATTCCAATTTTTTGGCAAATTACCAAAGGAAATGGTATGTCCCAGTTGCATATGTACACCATAATTTATCTGGCACATGAGTATGCTTTTTCACCTAGTACAATAAGAATGATAATAATTACAACAGGTATTATCTTTGGCCATGGGGATTCCTGGAAAACTATCCGTAGATTCACACTGACAGTGCTGCGTGATCTTGGAATGGGAAAGAAGAACATTGAGGAAAAAATCATAGAGGAATCTGAACACCTGGTGAAGCagtttgaaaagcaaaatg gCCAGCCATTTCAAACAACAATTCCACTGAATGCAGCTACATCTAATATTATTGTCTCCCTGCTCATGGGAAAAAGAATGGAATATGAAGATGAAATTTTCCAGAGACTTTTGATCTTGAACAATGAGAGCTTTACACTCACAGGGAGCCCATTCGTTCAg TTATACAACATGTACCCCGTGATTCATCCCTTGCCTGGTCCCCATCACAAAGTTTTACAATGCCAAGACAATTTGAAAGCCTTCTTCAGAAAGATTTTCATTCAGCAAAGAGAACTCcttgatgaaaatgacaaaagatgCTACATTGACATCTTTATGAACAAGCAGGAGGAG GAGAAGAACAGCCCGTCCTCTCATTTTCATGAATGGAACCTCCTGTGTACCGTCACCAATCTGTTTGTTGCTGGAACAGAGACCTCCTCTAGCACCCTGTCTTGGGCTCTCCTGATCATGACAAAGTACCCTCATGTCCAAA AGAAGGTCCATGAGGAGATTGACAATGTCATTGGAGGATCAACGCCCAGGATTCACCATCGTCAGATGATGCCCTTTACGGACGCCGTGATACATGAGACCCAGAGGTTTGCCGACATCATTCCCATGAACCTGCCCCATGAGACCACCACTGACGTCACCCTGAAGGGCTATTTTATACCCAAG GGGACCTATATTATCCCACTGCTGAGGTCAGTGCACCGTGACAAGAATCACTGGAAAAATCCAGACGAGTTTGACCCACAGAACTTCCTCAATGAGGAGGGAAAGTTTGTTAAAAGAGAAGCTTTCATGCCCTTTTCTGCAG GCCGCCGGGTGTGCGTGGGAGAGACGCTGGCCAGGATGGAGCTGTTCCTCTTCTTCACCTTTCTGTTACAAAACTTCTCCTTCCACCCTGCTGCgggggtgaaggaggaggacatTGAGCTGTCTTCAACAGGAGGTCTGACTCTGGCCCCCCTGCCACTCCTGTTGCGCGCTCTGCCCCGCCACAACAATGCCTAG
- the LOC118791901 gene encoding uncharacterized protein C1orf115-like has translation MKPKSVWEDVSRIFESLETSNITQNDRGARYQRQIDSDHSGAPAANENQSTKGNDTTEKDKFSKEVHFAFLPEKYEPLVEDDEVREQMKEEKRLKKKQKYKKYRKNVGKALRFSWKCLLAGLQSFTTGYATPLSAAANIIPDLHTARSRS, from the exons atgaagccaaaatCTGTATGGGAAGATGTATCAAGAATATTTGAGAGTTTAGAAACATCTAatataacacaaaatgacagagGAGCGAGGTATCAGCGACAGATTGACTCAGATCACAGTGGCGCACCGGCTGCGAACGAAAACCAGTCCACGAAAGGAAACGacacaacagaaaaagacaagTTTTCCAAAGAGGTTCATTTCGCATTTCTGCCAGAGAAGTACGAACCTCTGGTGGAGGACGATGAAGTGAGAGAAcaaatgaaagaggaaaagcgattaaaaaagaaacaaaagtacaaaaagtaCAGAAAG AATGTGGGCAAGGCTCTGCGGTTCAGTTGGAAGTGTCTATTGGCTGGGCTTCAGAGCTTCACCACAGGCTACGCTACACCCCTCTCGGCGGCAGCCAACATCATCCCAGATCTGCATACAGCACGGTCCCGCAGCTGA
- the tmem18 gene encoding transmembrane protein 18 has protein sequence MAEQKQQNLSSVPTYPFSNTKITTMWTLLVSVEWSESWLVGLLVFHAVCFIITILTCRFYRLQICHFLMMAVMIYCAQYLNEMGAMNWRSFSKFQYFDSNGMFISLVFSIPLLLNTIIIVVVWVYRTCSTMTELKILQLSRKAARESRRKTE, from the exons ATGGctgagcagaaacagcagaacttaAGCTCTGTGCCAACGTACCCTTTCAGTAACACAAAGATCACGACTATGTGGACGTTACTTGTTTCC GTCGAGTGGTCGGAGTCTTGGTTGGTTGGGTTGCTAGTTTTCCACGCCGTCTGTTTCATCATAACTATCCTGACGTGTAGATTTTACCGGCTGCAGATCTGTCATTTCCTTATGATGG CTGTCATGATATACTGTGCCCAGTACCTAAATGAGATGGGAGCTATGAACTGGAG GTCCTTCTCTAAGTTCCAGTATTTTGACTCAAATGGAATGTTCATCTCCCTGGTGTTTTCAATTCCACTCTTGCTTAACACGATTATAATTGTG GTGGTGTGGGTTTATAGGACATGTTCAACAATGACAGAGCTGAAAATTTTGCAGCTCAGTCGGAAAGCTGCGAGAGAAAGCAGAAGGAAAACTGAATGA